The following are encoded together in the Vigna angularis cultivar LongXiaoDou No.4 chromosome 9, ASM1680809v1, whole genome shotgun sequence genome:
- the LOC108320617 gene encoding glyoxylate/hydroxypyruvate/pyruvate reductase 2KGR-like isoform X1: protein MGSIGVLLVANVMPYLEQELDKRYKLFRAWDYPNVAQLPSQHVTAIRAVVGNASAGADAALIEALPKLEIVSSFSVGVDKVDVEKCREKGIRVTYTPEVLTDEVADLAIGLMLAVLRRICESDRFVRSGQWKRGDYKLTTKVCLFLHSRHSSSLPIEIGKSDYLHWLSYLYLYYTII, encoded by the coding sequence ATGGGATCTATCGGAGTACTCCTCGTGGCTAACGTGATGCCATACCTGGAGCAGGAGCTCGACAAGCGCTACAAGCTGTTCCGCGCATGGGATTACCCGAACGTGGCGCAGCTGCCGAGTCAGCACGTCACCGCGATCCGCGCGGTGGTCGGAAACGCGAGCGCTGGCGCGGATGCGGCGCTGATCGAGGCGCTGCCGAAGCTGGAGATCGTGTCGAGCTTCAGCGTGGGAGTGGATAAGGTTGACGTGGAGAAGTGCAGAGAGAAGGGAATTCGCGTGACATACACGCCTGAAGTGTTGACCGACGAGGTCGCGGACCTCGCTATTGGCTTGATGCTGGCAGTCCTCAGGAGAATCTGCGAGAGTGATCGCTTTGTCAGGAGCGGCCAGTGGAAGCGCGGTGACTACAAGTTGACCACTAAGGTTTGCTTGTTTCTGCATTCTCGTCATTCTTCTTCTCTCCCAATTGAAATAGGGAAAAGTGATTATCTGCATTGGCTTTCTTACCTATACTTATACTACACCattatttga
- the LOC108320617 gene encoding glyoxylate/hydroxypyruvate/pyruvate reductase 2KGR-like isoform X2: MGSIGVLLVANVMPYLEQELDKRYKLFRAWDYPNVAQLPSQHVTAIRAVVGNASAGADAALIEALPKLEIVSSFSVGVDKVDVEKCREKGIRVTYTPEVLTDEVADLAIGLMLAVLRRICESDRFVRSGQWKRGDYKLTTK; encoded by the exons ATGGGATCTATCGGAGTACTCCTCGTGGCTAACGTGATGCCATACCTGGAGCAGGAGCTCGACAAGCGCTACAAGCTGTTCCGCGCATGGGATTACCCGAACGTGGCGCAGCTGCCGAGTCAGCACGTCACCGCGATCCGCGCGGTGGTCGGAAACGCGAGCGCTGGCGCGGATGCGGCGCTGATCGAGGCGCTGCCGAAGCTGGAGATCGTGTCGAGCTTCAGCGTGGGAGTGGATAAGGTTGACGTGGAGAAGTGCAGAGAGAAGGGAATTCGCGTGACATACACGCCTGAAGTGTTGACCGACGAGGTCGCGGACCTCGCTATTGGCTTGATGCTGGCAGTCCTCAGGAGAATCTGCGAGAGTGATCGCTTTGTCAGGAGCGGCCAGTGGAAGCGCGGTGACTACAAGTTGACCACTAAG TAA
- the LOC108320559 gene encoding rop guanine nucleotide exchange factor 12 produces the protein MVKAMEQEQEGGRSKLFNFKGIFDTGRHAKSLSVESATALDPAAASEEDPVSSKSQGSKAQNDQDKAPKPRVNKEEIIAKEKLLQEMEQMKERFAKLLLGEDMSGGGKGVSSALALSNAFTNLAAAVFGEQKRLEPMPPERKARWRKEIDWLLSVTDYIVEMVPVQQKNKDGTVMEVMTTRQRTDLHMNIPALRKLDTMLIDSLDNFKDQNEFYYVSRDADDPDNRKNDNKWWLPTPKVPPEGLSESARRFVQYQKDCVNQVLKAAMAINAQTLSEMEIPESYIESLPKNGRSSLGDMIYRSITEEFFDPDQLLASMDMSSEHKILDLKDRIEASIVIWRRKMNQKDCKSSWGSAVSIEKRELFEERAETILLLLKHRFPGIPQSALDISKIQYNGDVGQAVLESYSRILESLAFTVLSRIEDVLHADYLTQNPPPSSRRSISRNTNSKSEKSPTPKEEVEKGSSETMTLSDFMGWNSDQGESDLKKDPSDDFYNDMDNGKPQKLPDIVTDKKVSYLETLGGMRSPTARH, from the exons ATGGTCAAAGCAATGGAACAAGAACAGGAAGGTGGCAGGTCCAAACTTTTCAATTTCAAAGGAATTTTTGACACTGGGAGGCATGCAAAGAGTTTGAGCGTTGAGAGTGCCACCGCATTAGATCCTGCTGCTGCTTCGGAGGAAGATCCAGTGTCATCAAAAAGTCAGGGATCAAAAGCTCAAAATGATCAAGACAAGGCTCCTAAGCCAAGGGTGAACAAGGAGGAAATTATAGCCAAAGAAAAACTACTGCAAG AAATGGAACAGATGAAGGAGAGATTTGCTAAACTCCTGTTGGGGGAGGATATGTCTGGTGGAGGAAAGGGTGTTTCTTCAGCTTTGGCATTGTCAAATGCATTCACAAATCTTGCAG CTGCTGTTTTTGGAGAGCAAAAGCGCCTAGAGCCAATGCCGCCAGAAAGGAAGGCAAGATGGAGAAAAGAAATCGATTGGCTTCTGTCAGTCACCGATTACATTGTTGAAATGGTTCCTGTGCAACAAAAAAACAAGGATGGCACAGTCATGGAG GTCATGACCACACGACAGAGAACTGATCTCCACATGAATATCCCTGCCTTGCGAAAGCTTGATACAATGCTTATT GACAGTCTGGATAACTTCAAAGACCAAAATGAGTTCTATTATGTATCAAGAGATGCAGATGATCCAGATAACAGAAAAAACGACAACAAGTGGTGGTTGCCTACACCTAAGGTTCCTCCGGAGGGTCTATCAGAGTCAGCAAGAAGGTTTGTTCAGTATCAGAAAGATTGTGTGAACCAAGTGCTTAAAGCAGCTATGGCCATAAATGCTCAAACTCTATCAGAAATGGAGATCCCTGAAAGTTATATTGAATCCTTGCCCAAG AATGGAAGATCAAGTCTTGGGGACATGATATACAGGAGCATCACAGAAGAATTTTTCGATCCTGATCAGCTCCTAGCATCTATGGACATGTCATCAGAACACAAAATCCTAGATCTCAAGGACAGAATTGAGGCGTCCATTGTGATTTGGAGGCGGAAGATGAACCaaaaagattgtaaatcatcttGGGGTTCTGCAGTGAGTATTGAAAAGAGAGAACTCTTTGAAGAGAGAGCAGAAACTATCTTACTTCTCCTAAAGCATCGTTTTCCAGGAATTCCTCAATCTGCATTGGATATAAGCAAAATCCAATACAACGGG GATGTGGGGCAAGCTGTTCTTGAAAGTTATTCAAGGATATTGGAGAGTTTAGCCTTCACAGTGCTGTCAAGAATAGAAGATGTACTCCATGCAGATTACCTCACTCAAAATCCACCACCATCAAGTAGAAGAAGTATTTCGAGAAACACAAATTCCAAGTCAGAAAAGTCTCCAACTCCTAAAGAAGAGGTGGAAAAGGGTAGCTCAGAAACAATGACACTATCAGATTTCATGGGTTGGAACAGTGATCAAGGTGAATCAGACCTTAAGAAAGACCCCTCAGATGATTTCTACAATGACATGGATAATGGAAAGCCCCAGAAACTTCCAGACATAGTGACCGACAAGAAAGTGTCCTACCTTGAGACATTGGGAGGCATGAGAAGTCCAACAGCACGCCATTAA
- the LOC108320615 gene encoding glyoxylate/hydroxypyruvate/pyruvate reductase 2KGR: MESIGVLLVARVMPYLEQELDKRFKLFRAWEYPNRAQLLSQHAAAIRAVVASSSAGADAALIEALPKLEIVSSFSVGVDKIDKEKCREKGIPVTYTPDVLTDEVADLTIGLILALLRRICECDRFVRSGQWKRGNYKLTTKFSGKTVGIIGLGRIGEAIAKRAEGFKCPISYYSRTEKRESNYKYYPSVVELASNCDILVVACALTEETHHIINREVINALGPKGYLINIGRGKHVDETELVSALVEGRLGGAGLDVFENEPSVPEELFGLENVVLLPHVGSATVETRTAMADLVLGNLEAHFLGKPLLTPLI, from the exons ATGGAGTCGATCGGAGTACTCCTCGTGGCTCGCGTGATGCCGTACCTGGAGCAGGAGCTCGACAAGCGCTTCAAGCTGTTCCGCGCGTGGGAGTACCCGAACCGGGCGCAGCTGCTGAGTCAGCATGCCGCCGCCATCCGTGCGGTGGTCGCAAGCTCGAGCGCCGGCGCGGATGCGGCGCTGATCGAGGCGCTGCCGAAGCTGGAGATCGTGTCGAGCTTCAGCGTGGGAGTGGATAAGATTGACAAGGAGAAGTGCAGAGAGAAGGGGATTCCTGTGACCTACACGCCGGACGTGTTGACCGACGAGGTCGCGGATCTCACTATTGGCTTGATACTGGCGCTCCTCAGGAGGATTTGCGAGTGCGATCGCTTTGTCAGGAGCGGCCAGTGGAAGCGCGGTAACTACAAGTTGACCACTAAG TTCTCTGGGAAAACTGTTGGCATTATTGGGTTAGGGAGAATAGGGGAAGCCATTGCGAAGAGGGCTGAAGGATTTAAGTGTCCAATAAGCTACTACTCAAGAACTGAAAAACGAGAGTCGAACTACAAGTACTATCCAAGTGTTGTAGAATTAGCATCTAATTGCGACATACTGGTTGTAGCTTGCGCACTGACTGAGGAAACCCACCACATAATCAACAGGGAGGTGATCAATGCCCTGGGTCCCAAGGGTTATCTTATCAACATTGGAAGAGGTAAGCATGTTGATGAAACAGAGTTAGTGTCGGCACTTGTAGAAGGTCGTCTTGGTGGGGCTGGGCTAGATGTGTTTGAAAATGAGCCTAGTGTTCCAGAAGAGCTATTTGGGCTTGAAAATGTTGTCTTGCTTCCCCATGTTGGAAGTGCCACAGTAGAAACTCGAACGGCCATGGCGGACCTTGTCCTTGGAAACCTGGAAGCTCATTTCCTTGGAAAGCCGCTGTTAACTCCCTTAATTTAA